One genomic segment of Erpetoichthys calabaricus chromosome 7, fErpCal1.3, whole genome shotgun sequence includes these proteins:
- the tal2 gene encoding T-cell acute lymphocytic leukemia protein 2 has protein sequence MTRKVVTNTRERWRQQNVNSAFAELRKLIPTHPPEKKLSKNEILRMAMKYITFLVQLLDSQSGQSSSQSPGSLLHLLKGNVEHLSIPKQWGIISDTEALSPDSSCDSLESW, from the coding sequence ATGACAAGAAAGGTTGTGACAAACACCAGAGAACGGTGGAGGCAACAGAACGTGAACAGCGCCTTTGCGGAGCTCCGGAAACTCATTCCTACTCACCCACCGGAGAAGAAGCTGAGCAAAAATGAAATTTTGCGTATGGCAATGAAGTACATCACTTTTCTGGTGCAGCTGTTGGACAGTCAAAGTGGCCAATCATCATCTCAGTCACCTGGCTCGCTGCTCCACCTCCTGAAGGGCAACGTGGAACATCTTAGCATCCCGAAGCAGTGGGGAATCATCAGCGACACGGAAGCACTGTCTCCAGACTCGAGCTGTGACAGCTTGGAATCCTGGTGA